Genomic DNA from Alistipes indistinctus YIT 12060:
CGCGCTGACCCACATAAACGGGCGTATCGTAACTGTTATCGTAGGCTTTCATCAGGTTGACCCGCGTGAGGAATTCATTGGCCGACTGCACGCCGTTCAGGTTTTCACCCGGAATATTCATAAAACGCGGCAACCCTGCGCCCGAACCGACGAAAACAGCCTCGTACCCCTCACGGTCCAACAACTCGTCGATAGTCACCGTGCGGCCTACAATCACATCGGTTTCGATCTTCACGCCCAACTTACGGACATTGTCGATCTCCCGTGCCACTACACGGCTTTTGGGCAGGCGAAATTCAGGAATCCCGTACTCCAACACGCCGCCCGGCTTGTGCAACGCTTCGAAAATCGTCACCTGATACCCCATCTTGGCCAGGTCCGATGCACAGGCCAGCCCCGCCGGGCCACTGCCGATAACGGCCACCTTGTGTCCGTTCGGAGCGGTTCGATCCGCAGCTTGCATCTCATCGGCATGTTCCAGCGCCCAATCCCCGACGAAACGCTCCATCTTGCCAATCGCCACCGGCTCGCCCTTGATACCGAGAATACAGGCACCTTCGCATTGCGACTCCTGCGGACAAACCCGGCCGCAAACCGACGGCAGGGAACTGTCCTGGGCAATCACCGCAGCGGCAGCGGCCAGATCGCCCGCCGCCAACTCGGCGATAAACTGGGGTATTTGCACCGATACCGGACAATGGTCGACACAGCGGGGCTTACGGCAATGCAGGCAGCGCGAAGCTTCCAACTGTGCCTCCTCCAGCGAATAGCCGTAACACACCTCTTCGAAATTGGTGACCCGCACCTGCGGGTCCTGTTCCCGTACGGGAACGCGTCCTATCTTGTTTGCCATCTCTCCTTCTCCGATTATCTGTCCAATCCAATGTTGCAGGCATGCCCCTGGGCACGCTCTTCGGCCATGTGCGCCTTGCGGCTTTCGATGGTGCGGTACATACCCTGGCGGCGCATCGCCTCGTCGAAATCGACCTGATGCCCGTCGAACTCCGGGCCATCCACGCAGGTAAAGCGCGTCTTGCCCCCGACAGTCACCCGGCAGGCACCGCACATACCCGTTCCATCGACCATCAGCGTATTGAGGCTGACGATCGTTTTGATCCCGTATTTGAGCGTCGTCTGCGCGACGAATTTCATCATAATCATCGGACCGATGGCGATCACCTCGTCGTAATGCTTGCCCTGATTGTCGATCAAATCGCACAACAGAGCCGTCACCAATCCTTTATACCCCGCGCTGCCGTCATCCGTGGCGATATAAACGTTTCCGGCCACGGCTTCCATCTCGTTGACGAAAATCAGCGTATCCTTGTTCTTCGCCCCGATAATCACATCGGCTTTGATACCATGCTCGAAGAGCCACTTCACCTGCGGATAAACCGGTGCGGTACCTACTCCGCCCGCCACGAACAGGATACGCTTGCGGCTTAACTCCCCGGGGGAGTCGTGCACGAATTCCGAAGGCTGGCCGAGCGGCCCTGCGAAATCGGCGATCATATCGCCGGGATTCAGTTCACAAAGTTTGCCGGTGGAATAGCCGACCGTCTGGATCACGATGGTTACAGAGCCTTTCGCCGCATCGTAATCGGCAATGGTAAGCGGAACCCGTTCGCCCTTTTCGTCGAGCCGCAGAATGATGAACTGCCCGGGTTTAGCCGACTGTGCCACACGCGGAGCCTCGATATCCATCCGGTAGATGTTCGGGGCCAGTAGTTCTTTGCTGAGAATTTTAAACATATCGTTTGTTTTGTGTTGCTGGCAAAATATCGTTTTTCACTCCCATCACAGGCGGTATCCAAATCGCAAACGCGGTGATCCGGCCCAACGGCTCCGTCAAATCACGTTGCCCGTCAGCCTCAGTTCGCGCATCGGACGCTGCGGATCGTTCAGGATAATCACGGTCGTCCCCATAAAGCGGCCCGGCCGGGCCCCCTCGGTACGCAACGTTCCGGAGAAGGTCACCGATCCCCCCGGCCGGATCACAGCCCCCTGTTTCAGTGTAACGCTCATATGCTCGTCGGGATGCACATAGCGAACGACCAGCGGCAACCGACCCGTGTTGGTCACGGTAAAGTTTTTGGTCTTCTCCTCCCCGGCCCTCACATCGCCGAAATGGTAATACTGCGCGGTAAAATCGGCCCGTACGCCCTGATTGAATTGTTCGGGAGTAAGGTTCGAAAAATCCTCCACGGCAATGCCCGTAGCGGTAAAACGCACCGGCATTTTGCGGCCGTTTACGGTCAGGTAGAACCCGCCAGTCAGGCGTCCCCAAAGGTCGGCCGAGCGCAGGTCGAAGGTAAGCGTCATAACGCCCCGCGCACCCGGTTGCAGTACCGGGGATGAAAACGATACACTGAAACCCGGAATCGCAGGAGACTCGTACTCGACGCCGAGCGTAACGGAATTTTTCGAATCATTATAATATTCCAGCGTTCCCGCCTGTGAGGTCCCGCGTGCGAGATACCCCACCCCGACCGTCGTGCGGGAAGCCATCAGCCCGCCGCCAACCTCGACCGGAAACTCCTGCTGCGGCGTCCGGGGAGTCGCTATCACATTGCCGCGAATGATCAATTTGTTGATATTCTTGCGGTCATTGCTCGTCACCGTCACTTCCCGGCGGAAAGAACCGGGCCGATAAAGCGGATCGTAGGTAATTTCCACATAACCTTTACGCCCGGGCAACACCGGTTCGCGCGTGAAAGTCGGTGTCGTGCAGCCGCAGGAGGTCTCGACCTTCTGGATTACAAACGGATTGGGGCCGCTGTTCGTAAATTCGAAACGGTGCGACACTTTGCCGCCTTCTTCCTTGATAGTGCCGAAATCCCACTCGTCGGCGGTGAACTTCATCGTCGAAGGCTGCTGTGCAGCCGCACCCCAAAATGCCAGCAGGGCTACCGCTATAAAAACGAACCTTTTCATGCGTTTTCCTCCCTTACGGTGAAATCTTCCTGTACTACAAAAACTCATTACACCTCGAAGCCGCACCGGCGGAACATCGCTTTATCGGTATCGATATCCGAGCCTGTCGTAGTCAACAGGTCACCCACGATCGACGCGCTGATCCCGCAATACAACGCCTTCTCTTCAAGGTGTTTGATCATATTGCGCCCTCCTGCCAACCGGATATTCGCTTCCGGATTGATAATCCGCATCATCGCCATCGTCACGAGCACTTCGGTATCAGTCAGCGGCGCCACATCGGCAAGCGGCGTTCCCGGAATCGGGTTGAGCACGTTGACGGGAATCGATACGGCACCGATTTTTTGCAACGTCACCGCAAACTCGATGCGCTGCTCGGCGCTTTCCCCCATCCCGATAATACCCCCGGAACAAATTTTAAGTCCCGCCTCTTTCGCCCACTCAATCGTCCGTATCTTCTCTTCGGGCGTATGCGTGCTGCACAGTTTCGAAAAATAGGAAGGGGCGGTCTCCATATTGCAATGGTAGTGCTCTACCCCGCTCTCTCGCAGTTTCACCAATTGCTCCCGGGTCAGCAACCCGAGCGATGCACAGAGTCGAATCGGCACTTCACGTCCGATGCGGCGGTAAATCGCGCACACACGATCGGTTTCGGCATCGGTAAGCGTCCGCCCGCTGGTCACCAGCGAAAAGCGCCCCACGCCTTTCGAAGCGTTATGCGCCGCTTCCTGTACGGCCTCTGTTTCGCCCACCAACGGATAGACGTCAATATCGGTCTTGTGGAATTTCGATTGCGCGCACCACTTGCAATCCTCGCTGCAACGGCCGCTCCGCGCATTCATGATCGAACAGGTATCGATACGTTTGCCCTGATAACGGGTCCTCAGGCGATGGGCCAATTCGTACAACTCCCCGGGGGACGTCGTGCGCATCAATTCCAACGCTTCGTCGTAACCGAGGCGGTAGCCCGCCGCTATTTTCTCTTCCAACCGGATGATCTCCATAGAAAATTTGTACTAGACTTACAAAGATACTACTTTTGAAACGATATTCGAAGTTAAAACGCATGCGTATGATAAGCAAAAATGTATATTTCATCACAGGTATAGACACCGATGCGGGCAAAAGCATCGTAACGGGTGTGTTGGCCCGTGACATGCGGGCCCGGGGCGAACGGGTCATTACCCAGAAATTTATCCAGACGGGTAACACCGGCATTTCGGAAGACATCGAACTGCACCGCCGTATCATGGGCATTCCGCTGCAACGTGAAGACCTCGACGGCACCACCTGCCCGATTACCTTTACCTACCCCGCCTCACCGCAACTGGCGGCCGAGATCGACAACCGGGAGATCGACCTGTCGCTGGTGGAAAAGAATACGGGTAAACTGCTCGAAAGTTACGACACGGTCCTGCTCGAAGGAGCCGGGGGCCTGTTCGTTCCTCTGACCGACACCTATTCGACGATCGACTACATTGCCGACCACCGCCTCCCGGTCATCCTCGTCACCTCTCCAAGGCTGGGCAGTATCAACCACACCGTGCTGAGCCTCGAAGCGTGCCGTGCCCGGAATATCGAAGTGGCCGAACTGGTGTACAACCTCTATCCGCCGACGAGCCGGGAGATCACGGAAGATACGCGGCGCTACCTGAAACAATACCTCAACCGTACCTATCCGAATGCCGGGTTTACCGAAATCGGAATGCAGGGCGTGTAACGCGCGCCCAGAATTTCCGGAACAAATAACAGGTAAAAGGTAAATCCGGCTTTAGCCAGCTGTCAGAGACATCGGTTATGCTGTATTCCAACGGGTTGCAGACTGGTTCAGGGTGACACAGAAGAGCACGAAACACAATTTTCACAAAAAAATCGGGAATATTTTCACGAAAACCTTTGCAGTATTCAGATTTTGGCTTATATTTGCACTCGCAAAACGATAGAAACATTCCTCAATAGCTCAGTTGGTTAGAGCACCTGACTGTTAATCAGGGGGTCCAAGGTTCAAGTCCTTGTTGAGGAGCCAGAAAACGAAGAGGTTACGATGAAAATCGCGACCTCTTTTCTTTTGTGTACATACAACTTGCCGCATACTATAGCGCGATGGTCCCGGCAAGGCCCGTGTCGACAGGATGAAGAGTGCTGCAGATTTCGGTTTACGGACCTCGGGAAACAGAGAACGAACCAAGACGGACAACATGGAGTCTGCAACCAGCAGCACGGTGGGCCCCGTGCTGCCTATCGAACTCTTTTCTGTTTACTCCAATAATTTCTGGAGCAAAGGCGAAATTTCAACCTGCTCGCATGTAATGGCAGAAATCAGCTCCTTGCCTTCCGGAGTCAATGAAAAATACATCTGTCGCCTATCCTTTGTGCCCATCACGCGTTCGACCAGACCCTTACTCTCGACAGAGCGCATTATCTTCGAATTGTTCGACGACGTCAGCCCCAGCAACTCTCCTATCTCACCCGACGAGAGGCACCCCTGCTTAAGCAGCGAACAGAGCGCCATACCCTCGTTCAAAGAGATTCCATACTCTTTATCAAAACTCTGCTCGAATTGATTAACTGCGCGCTGAATGTCGCGGATCTTACATAGTTTATCCATTGTCCTGACTTTTAGATAAGGACGGCTTGTCACACAAAATTTTCAACAACTATTTATCCGTTTCCGACTTTATCCGGAACACACTGAACAGCAAGTCCTCCCTCAAGGCGCACCATACCGTGCTCTTCACGGGCGAAAAGACGGTCGGGTACAGACCCTACCGCTCCCACACACATAAACGAAATTAGAGCCAACCACCTTAGGTCCCGACCACGATTTCCCTCCCGATCAGCCAATAATTCTTCAATAAACCCTTATCTATAACCAATTAAATAAACAGGTTGACGTTCGCTTCTTCAGCGCGTTCCATATAGGTGGCGACACCGCCCACAGTCACATCATCCAACAGCTCTTCACGCTTTACCCCCATCACGTCCATCGACATCTGGCAGGCTATGAATTCCACGCCGCTATCGATAGCTTGCTGGCGTAGAGATTCGAGCGAGTCGATCCCCTTGTTTTTCAT
This window encodes:
- a CDS encoding MarR family winged helix-turn-helix transcriptional regulator: MDKLCKIRDIQRAVNQFEQSFDKEYGISLNEGMALCSLLKQGCLSSGEIGELLGLTSSNNSKIMRSVESKGLVERVMGTKDRRQMYFSLTPEGKELISAITCEQVEISPLLQKLLE
- a CDS encoding DUF1573 domain-containing protein; this translates as MKRFVFIAVALLAFWGAAAQQPSTMKFTADEWDFGTIKEEGGKVSHRFEFTNSGPNPFVIQKVETSCGCTTPTFTREPVLPGRKGYVEITYDPLYRPGSFRREVTVTSNDRKNINKLIIRGNVIATPRTPQQEFPVEVGGGLMASRTTVGVGYLARGTSQAGTLEYYNDSKNSVTLGVEYESPAIPGFSVSFSSPVLQPGARGVMTLTFDLRSADLWGRLTGGFYLTVNGRKMPVRFTATGIAVEDFSNLTPEQFNQGVRADFTAQYYHFGDVRAGEEKTKNFTVTNTGRLPLVVRYVHPDEHMSVTLKQGAVIRPGGSVTFSGTLRTEGARPGRFMGTTVIILNDPQRPMRELRLTGNVI
- the bioB gene encoding biotin synthase BioB yields the protein MEIIRLEEKIAAGYRLGYDEALELMRTTSPGELYELAHRLRTRYQGKRIDTCSIMNARSGRCSEDCKWCAQSKFHKTDIDVYPLVGETEAVQEAAHNASKGVGRFSLVTSGRTLTDAETDRVCAIYRRIGREVPIRLCASLGLLTREQLVKLRESGVEHYHCNMETAPSYFSKLCSTHTPEEKIRTIEWAKEAGLKICSGGIIGMGESAEQRIEFAVTLQKIGAVSIPVNVLNPIPGTPLADVAPLTDTEVLVTMAMMRIINPEANIRLAGGRNMIKHLEEKALYCGISASIVGDLLTTTGSDIDTDKAMFRRCGFEV
- a CDS encoding sulfide/dihydroorotate dehydrogenase-like FAD/NAD-binding protein → MFKILSKELLAPNIYRMDIEAPRVAQSAKPGQFIILRLDEKGERVPLTIADYDAAKGSVTIVIQTVGYSTGKLCELNPGDMIADFAGPLGQPSEFVHDSPGELSRKRILFVAGGVGTAPVYPQVKWLFEHGIKADVIIGAKNKDTLIFVNEMEAVAGNVYIATDDGSAGYKGLVTALLCDLIDNQGKHYDEVIAIGPMIMMKFVAQTTLKYGIKTIVSLNTLMVDGTGMCGACRVTVGGKTRFTCVDGPEFDGHQVDFDEAMRRQGMYRTIESRKAHMAEERAQGHACNIGLDR
- the gltA gene encoding NADPH-dependent glutamate synthase, producing the protein MANKIGRVPVREQDPQVRVTNFEEVCYGYSLEEAQLEASRCLHCRKPRCVDHCPVSVQIPQFIAELAAGDLAAAAAVIAQDSSLPSVCGRVCPQESQCEGACILGIKGEPVAIGKMERFVGDWALEHADEMQAADRTAPNGHKVAVIGSGPAGLACASDLAKMGYQVTIFEALHKPGGVLEYGIPEFRLPKSRVVAREIDNVRKLGVKIETDVIVGRTVTIDELLDREGYEAVFVGSGAGLPRFMNIPGENLNGVQSANEFLTRVNLMKAYDNSYDTPVYVGQRVVVVGGGNVAMDAVRTAARLGALSSIVYRRSEAELPARVEEVHHAKQEGIEFRMLSNPVEILGDEKGWVRAIRCIRMELGEPDASGRRSPVEIPGSEFELPCDVVIMALGTSPNPLIVSTTEGLEATKRGCLVADEAYGATTRAGIFAGGDAVTGAATVILAMGAGRKAAEGIDRYIRAKG
- the bioD gene encoding dethiobiotin synthase gives rise to the protein MISKNVYFITGIDTDAGKSIVTGVLARDMRARGERVITQKFIQTGNTGISEDIELHRRIMGIPLQREDLDGTTCPITFTYPASPQLAAEIDNREIDLSLVEKNTGKLLESYDTVLLEGAGGLFVPLTDTYSTIDYIADHRLPVILVTSPRLGSINHTVLSLEACRARNIEVAELVYNLYPPTSREITEDTRRYLKQYLNRTYPNAGFTEIGMQGV